Proteins co-encoded in one Oreochromis aureus strain Israel breed Guangdong linkage group 3, ZZ_aureus, whole genome shotgun sequence genomic window:
- the batf2 gene encoding uncharacterized protein PB18E9.04c isoform X2 yields the protein MSPLFMDSGSESTSPGSTAGSELQSLERSNSALQKDIAALKKELHFYTTSLERHKPYCRLPSSLAGSSSADCQTSSNHHGIAEASDSNVAASSPLSFSLTSMTSSLGLQSVDCVKRNHVSPPATTTLASSAHSSPKIFNSSSSSSSSPVTIPYSASFTTYTAPHSLFSKEPIMTSSTTNGIPICDGLFSNPVPSGVLSTATQPTPEQDTLCEIDYTADGFFKEKTSFLNPTADATPPYSHLEAGSAGVVAPGCMPQLPPCRFSGNQSSSIPPSTFLPSPLQNPLPPSLLASAASGLEPSPVPSFSSNQSYDQDNTSNSVSLLSLLTVPGPLDISQATSSSFDRAPSEPPPLAPQPGVPSKDLDLCDFYDWLISGNNNQ from the exons ATGTCCCCGTTATTCATGGACTCCGGGTCCGAGTCCACCAGCCCCGGCAGTACTGCAGGATCG GAACTCCAGAGTCTGGAGCGCTCAAACTCGGCTCTTCAAAAGGACATCGCTGCATTGAAAAAAGAGCTGCACTTCTACACGACGTCGCTGGAGCGTCACAAACCTTACTGCCGCCTCCCCTCTAGCCTTGCGGGTTCTTCTTCCGCTGACTGTCAGACAAGCTCCAACCATCACGGAATCGCTGAGGCCTCGGACTCCAACGTGGCTGCTTCCTCTCCACTCTCCTTCTCTCTGACCTCCATGACCTCCAGCCTGGGACTTCAGAGCGTTGACTGCGTCAAAAGGAACCACGTCTCTCCTCCAGCTACTACAACATTAGCCTCCTCTGCTCATTCTTCACCTAAGATCTTcaattcctcctcctcctcttcctccagccCAGTGACGATTCCCTATTCTGCATCTTTTACCACATACACAGCTCCGCACTCTTTATTTAGCAAAGAACCTATAATGACCTCAAGCACAACAAATGGTATACCCATCTGTGACGGTCTTTTTTCAAACCCTGTTCCCTCCGGTGTCCTCTCCACAGCCACGCAGCCCACGCCGGAGCAAGACACCCTCTGTGAAATTGATTACACGGCTGACGGATTTTTTAAGGAGAAAACATCTTTTCTAAATCCTACAGCTGATGCTACACCCCCTTATTCCCATTTAGAGGCTGGTAGCGCGGGTGTGGTAGCACCGGGTTGCATGCCCCAGCTGCCTCCATGTCGGTTTAGTGGAAACCAAAGCAGTTCAATTCCACCGTCTACTTTTTTACCATCACCTCTTCAaaatcctcttcctccttctcttttagCATCAGCAGCTTCAGGTTTGGAGCCATCACCCGTGCCTTCTTTTTCCtcaaaccagagttatgatcaAGACAATACATCAAACAGTGTGTCTCTGCTCTCCCTGCTCACTGTCCCTGGTCCACTCGATATATCTCAAGCTACCTCCAGCAGCTTTGATAGGGCTCCGTCTGAACCTCCGCCATTGGCGCCACAACCAGGGGTTCCCTCAAAGGATCTtgatctttgtgatttttacgACTGGCTCATAAGTGGGAATAATAACCAGTAG
- the batf2 gene encoding flocculation protein FLO11 isoform X1, which translates to MSPLFMDSGSESTSPGSTAGSERERGGQQMGSRGTKRREKNRDAARKSRKKQTERADELHEELQSLERSNSALQKDIAALKKELHFYTTSLERHKPYCRLPSSLAGSSSADCQTSSNHHGIAEASDSNVAASSPLSFSLTSMTSSLGLQSVDCVKRNHVSPPATTTLASSAHSSPKIFNSSSSSSSSPVTIPYSASFTTYTAPHSLFSKEPIMTSSTTNGIPICDGLFSNPVPSGVLSTATQPTPEQDTLCEIDYTADGFFKEKTSFLNPTADATPPYSHLEAGSAGVVAPGCMPQLPPCRFSGNQSSSIPPSTFLPSPLQNPLPPSLLASAASGLEPSPVPSFSSNQSYDQDNTSNSVSLLSLLTVPGPLDISQATSSSFDRAPSEPPPLAPQPGVPSKDLDLCDFYDWLISGNNNQ; encoded by the exons ATGTCCCCGTTATTCATGGACTCCGGGTCCGAGTCCACCAGCCCCGGCAGTACTGCAGGATCG gagagagaaagaggggggCAACAGATGGGATCCAGAGGGACAAAAAGACGGGAGAAGAACAGGGATGCGGCGAGGAAGAGCCgcaaaaaacagacagagagagcagatGAACTTCATGAG GAACTCCAGAGTCTGGAGCGCTCAAACTCGGCTCTTCAAAAGGACATCGCTGCATTGAAAAAAGAGCTGCACTTCTACACGACGTCGCTGGAGCGTCACAAACCTTACTGCCGCCTCCCCTCTAGCCTTGCGGGTTCTTCTTCCGCTGACTGTCAGACAAGCTCCAACCATCACGGAATCGCTGAGGCCTCGGACTCCAACGTGGCTGCTTCCTCTCCACTCTCCTTCTCTCTGACCTCCATGACCTCCAGCCTGGGACTTCAGAGCGTTGACTGCGTCAAAAGGAACCACGTCTCTCCTCCAGCTACTACAACATTAGCCTCCTCTGCTCATTCTTCACCTAAGATCTTcaattcctcctcctcctcttcctccagccCAGTGACGATTCCCTATTCTGCATCTTTTACCACATACACAGCTCCGCACTCTTTATTTAGCAAAGAACCTATAATGACCTCAAGCACAACAAATGGTATACCCATCTGTGACGGTCTTTTTTCAAACCCTGTTCCCTCCGGTGTCCTCTCCACAGCCACGCAGCCCACGCCGGAGCAAGACACCCTCTGTGAAATTGATTACACGGCTGACGGATTTTTTAAGGAGAAAACATCTTTTCTAAATCCTACAGCTGATGCTACACCCCCTTATTCCCATTTAGAGGCTGGTAGCGCGGGTGTGGTAGCACCGGGTTGCATGCCCCAGCTGCCTCCATGTCGGTTTAGTGGAAACCAAAGCAGTTCAATTCCACCGTCTACTTTTTTACCATCACCTCTTCAaaatcctcttcctccttctcttttagCATCAGCAGCTTCAGGTTTGGAGCCATCACCCGTGCCTTCTTTTTCCtcaaaccagagttatgatcaAGACAATACATCAAACAGTGTGTCTCTGCTCTCCCTGCTCACTGTCCCTGGTCCACTCGATATATCTCAAGCTACCTCCAGCAGCTTTGATAGGGCTCCGTCTGAACCTCCGCCATTGGCGCCACAACCAGGGGTTCCCTCAAAGGATCTtgatctttgtgatttttacgACTGGCTCATAAGTGGGAATAATAACCAGTAG
- the arl2 gene encoding ADP-ribosylation factor-like protein 2, producing the protein MGLLTILKKMKQKEREMRLLMLGLDNAGKTTILKKFNGEDVSTISPTLGFNIKTLEHKGFKLNIWDVGGQKSLRSYWRNYFESTDGLVWVVDSADRLRLEDCRQELSALLLEERLAGATLLVFANKQDLPGALSKEAIREALALDNIKSHHWCIIGCSAVTGENLLAGVDWLLDDIAARIFTAD; encoded by the exons ATGGGTTTACTAACAATTCTGAAGAAGATGAAACAGAAGGAGCGCGAGATGAGGCTGCTGATGCT AGGTCTGGACAACGCGGGGAAGACGACCATCTTGAAAAAATTCAACGGGGAGGACGTCAGCACCATCTCTCCCACTCTGGGCTTCAACATCAAAACGCTGGAGCACAAAGG GTTTAAACTGAATATTTGGGACGTAGGCGGTCAGAAGTCACTGCGCTCCTACTGGAGGAACTACTTTGAGAGCACAGATGGGCTGGTGTGGGTGGTGGACAGCGCAGACAGACTCAGACTGGAGGACTGCAGACAGGAGCTCAGCGCACTCCTCCTGGAGGAG AGGTTAGCTGGTGCAACGCTGCTGGTTTTTGCCAACAAACAGGATTTACCAGGAGCTCTGTCCAAAGAGGCAATACGAGAG GCGCTGGCCCTGGATAACATCAAAAGTCATCACTGGTGTATCATTGGTTGCAGTGCAGTAACAGGAGAGAACTTGTTAGCTGGAGTGGACTGGTTATTAGACGACATCGCTGCGAGGATCTTCACTGCTGACTGA